DNA from Leptospira mayottensis 200901116:
GATTGATTCCATTGCAGGATTCCATTCTGGATCGCATTTAAGGAATTCTGTTCCCAGGTGTTTTGTTTGTTAAGTAAATCCTGCCATTTAGAATCCCAGAGCTGGGTTCCTTGGTAATAACTCTGTGCCGCTTGTGCGGGGTTTGTTGCTTGGGCGGCAGGAGTAGTGGTTACAGTTTGCACAGTCGGATTGATCGTATTCACCGCATTTGTGTTCGTCGATGTTACGTTGTTCGATGTGTTTTGGGATAATGTCGCTAAAAAGATTTGTAACTCTGCTTGTATGTACGCGTTTACGTCCGCGATCCATTGGTTCTTTGCCTGTTGTTTCTGCAATTCCAACTGAGCTCTTACAGCGTCTTTGTAAACGTTTACGTTATTCACCGTGTCCGAGTTATTCACTCCACCCACGATGGCTTCTATCTCCGCGTTGACTCCCGTTTCCCAAGCGGCTTCTAAAACTTGTTCTCCGTTGTTCACCGAATTTAAAAACGTTCCCGAATCCGTGGCTCCGGCTTTTGCCGCGTCCACGTAAGGTTTTAATTCGTCGTTTGCAAATTGTTTTGTCGATCCAAGCGTCGGCACACTTTGAGCGTCCAGAGAACTGGAGGACAAAAAACTGAAAACGGTCAGAGGTATGACAAAGGATATATGAAACGAAAAGATCGTGATTAAACTTACGATCTTTGTTTTAAAGGAAAAACGATTCGGAGAACTGACGACTGAGCACGGAAAACTGGGGACAGTGGGGCGAATTTTTCTTCGCTTCCGCGAAGAAAAACCGCGCTCTTCGCTCCAATCTGCATCGCAACATGTTAGCATTTCCGTATATTCCAGTTTCATCCTTCAATTCATGTTGCGTCGCAGGATTTCTGCTGCGATCGCTTTCGCTTCGTAGTTCGATGTTTGGTCTTTAAAACTCAAAAGCTGAATTCCAAACCCGTGATGCAACTTTTCCCCCGTTTCCGTCCTCTAAAGACTCGAACAAGATTGAAAAAATTTGTGATTTGTGTCAATTATCATATCACTGACAAATAACAAAAATTAGGCGTTCAGCAAAAAAAGATTCATATTGTGATGAAAATATTACGATGTATTCACAGATAACATGCAGACAGCGACCCATTCATCAGTCATACTTCCTACAATCCCTAAAAAAAACAGGAATTCATACGATACATTCTGGAAATTCAATGTCGCTAACGGCGTTATTACTTCCGAGCAGCTCAAAGGGTTACCGAAATCCACCGTTCACTCTCTAAAAAACAAAGATCCAGATTCCTTTCGTCATATCTACGGGTTTCGGTTTAACGGGATGGAGCCGAATCTTCAAAGAGAAGCTAACTACCTTTCCATACGCTTGGAAAACTCTCTTACCCTTCAAAAAGGGATCATCGCTCTTGCAAAAATCAAACTATGTCTTCTTCAGATCAAATCTCTTCCGAAAAAGATGAAAAACTCAATTCAAGTTAAAGAAAAAATCGTCCGTACCATTCAAAGAGTAAGGGACGACCTTGGATTCGAAAGAACATTAAGGAAGTTTCATATCTCAAAGTCCACTTTTCACAGCTGGTTTTTCCAAGTGCGGTTCCGATGTAGTAGTTCCTGGGAAAAACTCTGCCACAAGCGGTTTGTCGGTCAGATTTCAGTCAAGGAAATCGATTCTTTAAAAAATCTTCTTTTGGAAAAAGCTACTTTGTTTTGGCCTCTTTCTTCCATTTGGGGATGCGCTAGAAAAAACGACATTCTGCATTGCAGCTTATCTTCCTTTTACAAATGGGCAAGAGTGATTCGTCCCGAACTCTTTTCAAACAAGTTTAAGAAGCTAAAGAAAGAAGGTTTTAAAACCTACCGTCCCAATGAAGTTTGGCATTGCGATATCACTCAGTTTGTCACCAAAGACAACGTCAAATCTCATATTTACATCTTGATTGATAACTTCTCTAAGATGATTTTAGCGTTTAGAGTCGCTGCCCAAGTCGACAGCGACATCTGTGCTTCGTTAGTCGAGGAAGCCATTTCCAAGTATCAAACCTCTTTTTCCAAATTGACCTTGCCCGATCTTTTTCCTTTAATCAATCTCAATCTTTCTAAAGAATCTTCTTTCGTTCATTTGATGACCGACGGGGGGCCCGAAAATCAAGGCGCTCTCGACAGAATCATTTTTGATTACAAGCTTCCAATCAACAAAATTACCGCAGGTAAAGACGTTTCATTTTCTAATAGTCCCATAGAGGCAATCCACAAAATCACAAAGTATCAGTGCCTTCATCATTTAGATATTCCTAATAGACAATCTTTGATTCAAAAATTGTCCGAATGGATTCCCATCTACAACGATCAACGGCCCAACAGAGCCGGCCGTTATCTACTCACTCCTTCCGAAATCTTTCGCGGTAAATCCATTGATTCTAATTTGCTAAACCAACAATCGAAAGACGCTAAAAAACAAAGATACCTCCTTAATAAAGTTACATCCTGTGGAGTTTGTTAGAATACAGGTTTCAAATCCGGTAATTAACCCAATCATCATTTACACTTTTATAATGTGATGTCTCTCTTCACATCATCCCTGCAACTTTCATGCCGGTTCACTTTTGTGAACCGTTTAGTCCAGTTTGCACTCGGAATGTGCTCGGCTATCTCCTTGGTTCCATCCCCGGAGCCCTGTTTTGTTTTTGGTGTGGATCTGCAACAGAACAAAAGCTTTACTTCTTTTTCTGCACCCCGTGATCTTCTTCGTGATACTGTAGTTCGTAGTTTAGTTTAATATCAGAAATGCATTCGGAAATCGTTTGAGAAGAAGCAACCTTCCCTTCGGCACTGTCCATATTCCATTTCCCATCTGATTCTTTCTTTGAGTAGTTTTCCGTCATCAATGCATAAGTCTCGACCTTAGTTATTGATGTATATTGCACAATAAAATATTTGCGAGTTTTACCATTGATTTCAATCGTTACACTTTCTAAATCTCGTTCTTTAACTTTGCCTTTGT
Protein-coding regions in this window:
- a CDS encoding DDE-type integrase/transposase/recombinase, with protein sequence MQTATHSSVILPTIPKKNRNSYDTFWKFNVANGVITSEQLKGLPKSTVHSLKNKDPDSFRHIYGFRFNGMEPNLQREANYLSIRLENSLTLQKGIIALAKIKLCLLQIKSLPKKMKNSIQVKEKIVRTIQRVRDDLGFERTLRKFHISKSTFHSWFFQVRFRCSSSWEKLCHKRFVGQISVKEIDSLKNLLLEKATLFWPLSSIWGCARKNDILHCSLSSFYKWARVIRPELFSNKFKKLKKEGFKTYRPNEVWHCDITQFVTKDNVKSHIYILIDNFSKMILAFRVAAQVDSDICASLVEEAISKYQTSFSKLTLPDLFPLINLNLSKESSFVHLMTDGGPENQGALDRIIFDYKLPINKITAGKDVSFSNSPIEAIHKITKYQCLHHLDIPNRQSLIQKLSEWIPIYNDQRPNRAGRYLLTPSEIFRGKSIDSNLLNQQSKDAKKQRYLLNKVTSCGVC